A single region of the Halorussus gelatinilyticus genome encodes:
- the thiD gene encoding bifunctional hydroxymethylpyrimidine kinase/phosphomethylpyrimidine kinase encodes MSHEDALSQTDTRRPAPVEKPVALTVAGSDSGGGAGVQADLKTIEAHDVFGTSAVTAVTAQHTRGVESTHILPAAEVAAQIDAVADDFDVRAAKTGMLATAEIVDRVAGRAADAEFPVVVDPVMVATSGDRLLDAAAEERYEDLIAEAALVTPNADEAAVLTDVTVEGRESAIAAGEALLAMGADAALVTGGHLSDRSEGQAGTVEDVLVTPDGTRTLERPRVETAATHGSGCTLSAAVAARLARGESLPEAVETGAAFVARAVRYHLDVGEGPGAVHHAVGIRDRAAREPTAEAVREVVRAFVERDASALVPEVGMNVVGATPYAEETGDTAAVEGRITRTLSGVKPNRGVRFGASSHVARFLLSCREFDPDLRFAANCRFDADVADALDSLDWSVAEYDRGAEPEGVKAQEGSTMQWGARRAFESVAGTPVAVVDRGEVGKESMTKVVASDADELAERVLTLLSAM; translated from the coding sequence ATGAGCCACGAAGACGCCCTCTCACAGACTGACACTCGCCGACCTGCCCCGGTCGAGAAACCGGTCGCGCTCACCGTCGCGGGGAGCGATTCGGGCGGCGGCGCGGGCGTGCAGGCCGACCTGAAGACCATCGAGGCCCACGACGTATTCGGAACGAGCGCGGTAACGGCCGTCACCGCACAGCACACCCGCGGCGTCGAGTCCACGCATATCTTGCCCGCCGCGGAGGTCGCGGCCCAAATCGACGCCGTGGCCGACGACTTCGACGTTCGGGCCGCCAAGACCGGGATGCTCGCCACCGCCGAAATCGTGGACCGCGTGGCCGGGCGCGCGGCCGACGCCGAGTTCCCGGTCGTCGTGGACCCCGTGATGGTCGCCACCTCTGGCGACCGACTGCTCGACGCCGCGGCCGAGGAGCGTTACGAGGACCTGATAGCAGAGGCCGCGCTCGTGACGCCCAACGCCGACGAGGCCGCGGTCCTGACCGACGTGACGGTCGAGGGGCGGGAGTCGGCGATAGCGGCGGGCGAGGCGCTGCTGGCGATGGGTGCCGACGCCGCGCTCGTGACCGGCGGGCACCTCTCGGACCGCTCGGAGGGTCAGGCGGGGACGGTGGAGGACGTGCTGGTGACGCCCGACGGGACCCGGACCCTCGAGCGTCCCCGCGTCGAGACCGCGGCGACCCACGGGTCGGGATGCACGCTCTCGGCCGCCGTCGCGGCACGACTCGCGCGCGGCGAGTCGCTACCCGAGGCGGTCGAGACGGGCGCGGCGTTCGTCGCGCGAGCGGTCAGGTACCACCTCGACGTGGGCGAGGGTCCCGGTGCGGTCCATCACGCGGTCGGGATTCGGGACCGCGCGGCACGGGAACCGACCGCCGAGGCCGTCCGCGAGGTCGTCCGGGCGTTCGTGGAGCGAGACGCGTCCGCCCTCGTGCCCGAGGTCGGGATGAACGTCGTCGGCGCGACGCCCTACGCCGAAGAGACTGGCGATACCGCGGCCGTCGAGGGCCGGATTACCCGGACGCTCTCCGGCGTGAAACCCAACCGCGGCGTGCGGTTCGGGGCGTCGAGCCACGTCGCGCGCTTCCTGCTCTCCTGCCGGGAGTTCGACCCCGACCTGCGGTTCGCCGCGAACTGCCGGTTCGATGCGGACGTGGCGGACGCGCTCGACTCGCTGGACTGGTCGGTCGCCGAGTACGACCGGGGAGCAGAGCCGGAGGGTGTGAAAGCGCAAGAAGGGTCCACGATGCAGTGGGGTGCGCGGCGGGCGTTCGAGTCGGTCGCGGGAACGCCTGTGGCGGTCGTGGACCGCGGCGAGGTCGGCAAGGAGTCGATGACGAAGGTGGTCGCTTCGGACGCGGACGAACTGGCCGAGCGCGTGCTGACGTTGCTGTCGGCGATGTAG
- a CDS encoding four-helix bundle copper-binding protein has translation MALAELDLSDTEEECMDNCLEAMQACEWCADECLDEDMDMAKCIRLCRDVADLATEHARFMARNSNYSAELAEACAGACEECAEECRRHDHDHCQVCADVLDDCAESCRQMMQAS, from the coding sequence ATGGCACTAGCAGAACTCGACCTCAGCGACACCGAGGAGGAGTGCATGGACAACTGCCTCGAAGCGATGCAGGCCTGCGAGTGGTGCGCCGACGAGTGTCTCGACGAGGACATGGACATGGCCAAGTGCATCCGACTCTGCCGGGACGTGGCCGACCTCGCCACCGAACACGCGCGGTTCATGGCGCGCAACTCCAACTACAGCGCCGAACTCGCGGAGGCCTGCGCCGGGGCCTGCGAGGAGTGCGCCGAGGAGTGTCGGCGTCACGACCACGACCACTGTCAGGTCTGCGCCGACGTGCTGGACGACTGCGCCGAGTCCTGCCGCCAGATGATGCAGGCGTCTTAA
- a CDS encoding DUF4396 domain-containing protein, with translation MGIQQALQNVLTNPTYLTAWGVVVAVSLGILGWDLRRNNSELKSLMKFVWGFTVLYSGPLGLVGYWYSGRTQIDHDSFWRKGFRSVSHCYSGCGTGEVLGVSMAVGLFAFKTTGTVVLTFALAYFFGYLLTVGPLMQEGVGLREALWDAFYSETASITVMEVVAISTDIWLAAEAGLGDVLFWTSLVFSLTMGLLAAYPVNLLLIRFGVKEGMMNPAEMGSEMGA, from the coding sequence ATGGGAATCCAGCAGGCGTTACAGAACGTGCTGACGAACCCGACGTATCTCACGGCGTGGGGCGTGGTGGTCGCCGTCTCGCTCGGGATTCTCGGCTGGGACCTCCGGCGGAACAACTCGGAACTCAAGAGCCTCATGAAGTTCGTCTGGGGGTTCACCGTGCTGTACTCCGGACCGCTGGGACTCGTGGGCTACTGGTACTCGGGCCGGACCCAGATAGACCACGACTCGTTCTGGCGCAAGGGGTTCCGGTCGGTGAGCCACTGCTACTCCGGGTGCGGGACCGGCGAGGTGCTGGGCGTCTCGATGGCCGTCGGTCTCTTCGCGTTCAAGACCACCGGGACGGTCGTCCTGACGTTCGCGCTGGCGTACTTCTTCGGCTACCTGCTGACGGTCGGACCGCTGATGCAGGAGGGCGTCGGCCTGCGCGAGGCGCTCTGGGACGCCTTCTACTCGGAGACCGCGAGCATCACCGTGATGGAGGTCGTCGCCATCAGCACCGACATCTGGCTGGCGGCCGAGGCCGGACTGGGCGACGTGCTGTTCTGGACCAGCCTCGTCTTCTCGCTGACGATGGGCCTGCTCGCGGCCTACCCCGTCAACCTCCTGCTCATCCGCTTCGGCGTCAAGGAGGGGATGATGAACCCCGCGGAGATGGGGAGCGAGATGGGTGCCTGA
- a CDS encoding heavy-metal-associated domain-containing protein — translation MAKQITVEGMSCGGCEETVENALRDVPGVEDAEADNESDSVTVEGEASDEDLAAAVEDAGYTAKV, via the coding sequence ATGGCGAAACAGATTACCGTCGAAGGCATGAGCTGTGGCGGCTGCGAGGAGACCGTCGAGAACGCGCTCCGCGACGTACCGGGCGTCGAAGACGCCGAGGCGGACAACGAGTCCGACAGCGTCACCGTCGAGGGCGAGGCGTCGGACGAGGACCTCGCGGCGGCCGTCGAGGACGCGGGCTACACCGCGAAGGTCTGA
- the mutS gene encoding DNA mismatch repair protein MutS: MSHSDGEVGGIVGEFFALKDETDADYLVMQVGDFYEFFGDDAEAVSDLLDLKVSQKSSHGSNYPMAGVPVDKLTPHLKQLVERGYRVAIADQHETADGHAREITRVVTPGTLLETTRADAQYLAGVVRTDDARYGLAFADVTTGRFLVTEVEGPDPEAAADRAFTELYRFDPAEVLPGPEVRNDDAFVERIRERTDATLTLHRADAFAPGRATHATKEQFGEETLASIGLDGGSRGAGGGSPSGGDRPQIRAAGALLSYVEETGTGVKSSMTRLQNYEGDDHVSLDATTQRNLELTETMQGDRDGSLFATIDHTATSPGKRLLKEWVQRPRRDLPTLRRRADGVAAFANSALARETVRETLDGAYDLERLASKAAHGSADARDLLRVRETLDLLPAVADAIESDPRLADSPLAEVAARPDREAAAALREELAAIVEDPPGTVTEGGLFERGHDDQLDDLIDRHEEAEEWIATLDDREKRETGITHLQVDRNKTDGYYIQVGNSETGKVPDRYDRLKSLKNSERYTTDELNERERRIFRLEERRGELEYELFRDLRERVAARADLLQSVGRALAELDALASLALHAVENDWVRPELRESGDLDIEEGRHPVVEQTTQFVPNDLRMDEARQFLVVTGPNMSGKSTYMRQVALITLLAQIGSFVPAASAEIGVVDGIYTRVGALDELAQGRSTFMVEMQELSNILHSATDESLVILDEVGRGTATYDGISIAWAATEYLHNEVRSKTLFATHYHELTTLADHLDRVENVHVAADESDGDVTFLRTVEDGPTDRSYGIHVADLAGVPAPVVERSRGVLDKLRQDKAIEAKGGGGDSGGTKQVVFDVGSGELKTDEGASGTGNEGEKVNESASETDAATDDSDATDAVREEFGDDAEAVLAELAALEVSDTAPIELLNRAQEWQERLDE, from the coding sequence GTGTCCCACTCTGACGGCGAGGTCGGGGGTATCGTCGGGGAGTTCTTCGCGCTCAAAGACGAGACCGACGCCGACTATCTGGTGATGCAGGTCGGGGACTTCTACGAGTTCTTCGGCGACGATGCGGAAGCGGTCTCGGACCTGCTCGATTTGAAGGTCTCACAGAAGTCGTCGCACGGCTCGAACTACCCGATGGCGGGCGTGCCGGTGGACAAACTCACGCCCCATCTCAAGCAGTTGGTCGAGCGCGGCTACCGGGTCGCTATCGCGGACCAGCACGAGACCGCAGACGGCCACGCCCGCGAGATTACCCGCGTCGTGACCCCCGGCACTCTGCTGGAGACGACCCGAGCAGACGCCCAGTATCTCGCCGGGGTCGTCCGGACCGACGACGCCCGCTACGGTCTCGCGTTCGCCGACGTGACGACGGGCCGATTTCTGGTCACGGAGGTCGAAGGACCGGACCCCGAGGCCGCCGCCGACCGCGCGTTCACCGAACTCTACCGGTTCGACCCCGCGGAAGTCCTGCCCGGCCCGGAGGTCCGCAACGACGACGCCTTCGTCGAGCGGATTCGGGAGCGGACCGACGCGACGCTGACGCTCCACCGAGCCGACGCCTTCGCGCCCGGCCGAGCGACCCACGCGACGAAAGAACAGTTCGGCGAGGAGACGCTGGCGAGCATCGGTCTGGACGGCGGAAGCCGCGGCGCGGGCGGTGGGTCCCCGAGCGGCGGCGACCGCCCGCAGATTCGGGCGGCGGGCGCGCTCCTGTCGTACGTCGAGGAGACCGGCACGGGGGTCAAGTCCTCGATGACCCGGCTTCAGAACTACGAGGGCGACGACCACGTCTCGCTCGACGCGACGACCCAGCGCAACCTCGAACTCACCGAGACGATGCAGGGCGACCGCGACGGGTCGCTGTTCGCGACCATCGACCACACCGCGACGAGTCCGGGCAAGCGCCTCCTCAAGGAGTGGGTCCAGCGACCCCGCCGGGACCTGCCGACGCTCCGCCGGCGCGCCGACGGCGTGGCCGCGTTCGCGAACTCGGCGCTCGCCCGCGAGACGGTCCGCGAGACGCTCGACGGGGCCTACGACCTCGAACGACTGGCGAGCAAGGCGGCCCACGGGAGCGCGGACGCCCGCGACCTCCTGCGGGTCCGCGAGACGCTCGACCTCCTGCCGGCAGTCGCGGACGCCATCGAGAGCGACCCGCGACTGGCCGACTCGCCGCTCGCCGAGGTCGCGGCCCGGCCCGACCGCGAGGCGGCGGCCGCGCTCCGCGAGGAGTTGGCCGCCATCGTCGAGGACCCGCCGGGCACCGTCACGGAGGGCGGTCTCTTCGAGCGGGGCCACGACGACCAACTGGACGACCTCATCGACCGCCACGAGGAGGCCGAGGAGTGGATAGCCACGCTGGACGACCGCGAGAAGCGCGAGACTGGTATCACGCATCTCCAAGTAGACCGGAACAAGACCGACGGCTACTACATCCAAGTCGGCAACTCCGAGACCGGGAAGGTCCCCGACCGCTACGACCGCCTCAAGAGCCTGAAGAACTCCGAGCGCTACACCACCGACGAACTGAACGAGCGCGAGCGCCGGATTTTCCGTCTCGAAGAGCGCCGTGGGGAACTGGAGTACGAACTGTTCCGGGACCTCCGCGAGCGGGTCGCCGCTCGCGCCGACCTCCTGCAATCGGTCGGTCGCGCGCTGGCGGAACTCGACGCGCTCGCCAGCCTCGCGCTCCACGCCGTCGAGAACGACTGGGTGCGCCCCGAGTTGCGCGAGTCCGGGGACCTCGACATCGAGGAGGGCCGCCACCCCGTCGTGGAGCAGACCACCCAGTTCGTACCCAACGACCTCCGGATGGACGAGGCGAGGCAGTTCCTCGTGGTGACGGGACCGAACATGTCGGGGAAATCGACCTACATGCGACAAGTCGCGCTGATAACCCTGCTCGCCCAAATCGGGAGCTTCGTCCCCGCGGCGTCCGCAGAAATCGGCGTCGTTGACGGTATCTACACCCGCGTCGGCGCACTGGACGAACTCGCGCAGGGGCGCTCGACGTTCATGGTCGAGATGCAGGAACTGAGCAACATCCTCCACTCCGCCACCGACGAGTCGCTGGTGATTCTGGACGAGGTGGGTCGCGGGACCGCGACGTACGACGGCATCTCCATCGCGTGGGCCGCGACGGAGTATCTCCACAACGAAGTCCGCTCGAAGACCCTGTTCGCGACGCACTACCACGAACTCACGACGCTCGCGGACCACCTCGACCGCGTGGAGAACGTCCACGTCGCGGCCGACGAGAGCGACGGCGACGTGACCTTCCTCCGGACCGTCGAAGACGGGCCGACCGACCGCTCCTACGGGATTCACGTCGCGGACCTCGCGGGCGTGCCGGCCCCCGTGGTCGAACGCTCGCGCGGCGTGCTGGACAAACTGCGACAGGACAAAGCCATCGAGGCGAAGGGCGGAGGCGGCGATTCGGGCGGCACGAAGCAAGTCGTCTTCGACGTGGGGAGCGGCGAGTTGAAGACGGACGAGGGCGCGAGCGGGACGGGGAACGAGGGCGAGAAGGTGAACGAGAGCGCGAGCGAGACGGACGCCGCGACCGACGACTCGGACGCGACCGACGCCGTCCGCGAGGAGTTCGGCGACGACGCCGAGGCGGTGCTGGCGGAACTCGCGGCCCTCGAAGTCAGCGACACCGCGCCGATAGAACTGCTGAACCGAGCGCAGGAGTGGCAGGAGCGACTCGACGAGTAG
- a CDS encoding acetate--CoA ligase, which translates to MVDGTPDEREWVDPPESFVAQANVTAADRDAFRAAGWPECWRRAADLLEWDRGFDAVLDGGASAGTDDEGSIRWFPGGRLNAAHNCVDRHVEAGRGDETAVAWEGKLGETRTYTYRELHDEVNAFAAALRELGVGEGDVVTLYLPMIPELPVAMLACARIGAPHSVVFAGFSADALATRLSGAESEFLVTCDGYYRRGAALDLKRRADNACVSVSHSVEQVVVNRLDDGRPAGDCHAYADLVDDHAGATVEPVARESDDLLFLIYTSGTTGEPTLVRHTTGGYLTHVAWTSHAVLDLGPDDTHWCSADVGWITGHSYAVYGPLALGATTVLYEGTPDHPETDRLWEIIERNDVDVFYTAPTSIRAFMKWGEEHPARHDLSSLRLLGSVGEPIDETAWHWYRDHVGDGDCPVVDTWWQTETGGIVLSTLPGADRMRPGAVGKSLPGVETAVVDETGRHADDGEAGQLVVTRPWPGMARSLCEESGWGARRTRRVDGEWQYATGDNAVRDADGYLHLLGRADDVVKVSDRRLSTAEIESAIVGVEGVAEAAVVVGADDEAAHRSEIHAFVSPESNVAGDDALRERVGRAVEEAIGSIAVPDVVTFAPSLPKTRSGKVVRRYLAAIANGEELGDTSALRNPEVVGELESLLDR; encoded by the coding sequence ATGGTCGATGGCACTCCCGACGAGCGCGAGTGGGTGGACCCGCCCGAGTCGTTCGTCGCACAGGCGAACGTGACGGCGGCCGACCGCGACGCGTTTCGGGCCGCGGGGTGGCCCGAGTGCTGGCGGCGGGCCGCGGACCTGCTGGAGTGGGACCGCGGGTTCGACGCGGTGCTGGACGGCGGCGCGAGCGCCGGGACCGACGACGAAGGCTCGATTCGCTGGTTCCCCGGCGGGCGACTCAACGCCGCGCACAACTGCGTTGACCGCCACGTCGAAGCGGGCCGGGGCGACGAGACGGCGGTCGCGTGGGAGGGGAAACTCGGCGAGACGCGGACCTACACCTACCGGGAGTTGCACGACGAGGTGAACGCCTTCGCGGCCGCGCTCCGCGAGTTGGGCGTCGGCGAGGGCGACGTGGTGACGCTCTACCTGCCGATGATTCCGGAGTTGCCGGTCGCGATGCTGGCCTGCGCGCGCATCGGCGCTCCGCACTCGGTCGTCTTCGCCGGCTTCTCGGCGGACGCGCTGGCGACGCGACTCTCGGGCGCGGAGTCGGAGTTCCTCGTGACCTGCGACGGCTACTACCGGCGCGGGGCCGCGCTGGACCTCAAACGCCGCGCGGACAACGCCTGCGTCTCGGTCTCCCACTCCGTCGAGCAGGTCGTGGTCAACAGGCTGGACGACGGCCGACCGGCGGGCGACTGCCACGCCTACGCCGACCTCGTGGACGACCACGCCGGGGCGACGGTCGAACCGGTCGCCCGCGAGAGCGACGACCTGCTATTTCTCATCTACACCTCCGGAACGACCGGCGAACCGACGCTGGTCCGCCACACGACCGGGGGCTACCTGACCCACGTCGCGTGGACCAGCCACGCGGTCCTCGACTTGGGTCCCGACGACACCCACTGGTGTTCCGCGGACGTGGGCTGGATCACCGGACACTCCTACGCGGTGTACGGGCCGCTCGCGCTCGGTGCGACGACGGTGCTGTACGAGGGGACGCCCGACCACCCCGAGACCGACCGGCTCTGGGAGATAATCGAGCGCAACGACGTAGACGTGTTCTACACTGCGCCGACCTCGATTCGGGCGTTCATGAAGTGGGGCGAGGAGCATCCCGCGCGCCACGACCTGTCGAGCCTGCGCCTGCTCGGGAGCGTCGGCGAACCGATAGACGAGACCGCGTGGCACTGGTACCGCGACCACGTCGGCGACGGCGACTGTCCGGTCGTGGACACGTGGTGGCAGACCGAGACCGGCGGCATCGTCCTCTCGACGCTCCCCGGTGCCGACCGGATGCGTCCCGGCGCTGTCGGCAAGAGCCTCCCCGGCGTCGAGACCGCCGTCGTGGACGAGACCGGCCGCCACGCCGACGACGGCGAGGCGGGCCAACTCGTCGTCACCCGCCCGTGGCCGGGGATGGCTCGGTCGCTCTGCGAGGAATCGGGGTGGGGCGCGCGCCGGACCCGCCGCGTCGACGGCGAGTGGCAGTACGCCACCGGCGACAACGCGGTCCGCGACGCCGACGGCTACCTCCACCTGCTCGGGCGGGCCGACGACGTGGTGAAGGTCTCCGACCGGCGACTCAGCACCGCCGAAATCGAGTCGGCCATCGTCGGCGTCGAGGGCGTCGCGGAGGCCGCGGTCGTCGTCGGCGCGGACGACGAGGCGGCCCACCGCTCGGAGATTCACGCCTTCGTCAGCCCAGAGTCGAACGTCGCGGGCGACGACGCGCTCCGCGAGCGCGTCGGCCGAGCGGTCGAGGAGGCCATCGGCTCCATCGCGGTCCCCGACGTGGTGACGTTCGCGCCCTCGCTCCCGAAGACGCGCTCGGGCAAGGTCGTCCGGCGGTATCTGGCGGCCATCGCCAACGGCGAGGAGTTGGGCGACACGTCGGCGCTCCGGAACCCGGAGGTCGTCGGGGAACTGGAGTCGCTGTTGGACAGATGA
- a CDS encoding bacterio-opsin activator domain-containing protein yields MAVESRTDYLTTAEFRRFRRRAETYREDLVVALAGRVGLRASETTRICPADLREFERGGAVHYLLTVPEGGATESGDGAAGETGSATRDAYVPPPVAHDLRKFANANDVARRDPVVDVSPRRVQMLVGEVADRTADLRDVTCRDLRQHFAWRLLAEEGVAPRVVKSVGGWASLQSLAPYLDDPTTAEVVDAFADGPEGRNRSARGRPGRSSRTHPGQSVPERRPTAGRGGATDSRSDDLLSCAGALGEALADASTAEEVERVVCDRLADRFRGVWVCDAQGEVRTSAAPEGTDGVPADALDGADLPDDGATDDARVLDALPADARPADGSLAGRSLAVAPLQSSETVHGLLCVARDSFAAADRTFLADAGRRAGRTVTAIARKQLLLADTGVELSLRTTDRGVFLVAASADLGCRFELEGVVPVEDSLLYFVTASGAAVGDVLERVSDAESVDDARLIRDYGDGALFEFAVSGASVASVLVERGGTVRELSAADGEADVTGVFSQRVDVRRVVEAVEEAFPDTDLRSKRDVEEPVRSAATVRQTVHDRITERQRTVLRAAYLAGYFEWPRGSTAEELAASMDVSSPTLHNHLRKAQQKVFDAVFDDPDPSATDEFDPT; encoded by the coding sequence ATGGCCGTCGAATCGCGTACCGACTACCTCACCACCGCCGAGTTCCGGCGCTTCCGGCGTCGGGCCGAGACCTACCGCGAGGACCTCGTGGTCGCGCTCGCCGGGCGCGTCGGCCTCCGGGCGTCCGAAACCACGCGCATCTGTCCCGCCGACCTGCGCGAGTTCGAGCGCGGCGGCGCGGTCCACTACCTCCTGACGGTCCCCGAGGGCGGCGCGACCGAGAGCGGAGACGGTGCCGCGGGCGAGACCGGTTCCGCGACCCGCGACGCCTACGTTCCGCCGCCGGTCGCCCACGATTTGCGGAAGTTCGCCAACGCCAACGACGTGGCGCGCCGGGACCCCGTGGTGGACGTGTCGCCCCGGCGCGTCCAGATGCTCGTCGGCGAGGTGGCCGACCGGACCGCCGACCTGCGCGACGTGACCTGCCGGGACCTCCGCCAGCACTTCGCGTGGCGACTGCTGGCCGAGGAGGGCGTCGCGCCCCGCGTCGTCAAGTCGGTCGGCGGGTGGGCTAGCCTCCAGAGCCTCGCGCCGTACCTCGACGACCCGACCACCGCGGAGGTCGTGGACGCCTTCGCCGACGGGCCGGAAGGACGGAATCGGTCGGCGAGAGGGCGTCCCGGCCGGTCGTCCCGTACGCACCCCGGCCAATCGGTCCCCGAGCGTCGGCCGACCGCCGGGCGCGGCGGCGCGACCGACTCCCGGAGCGACGACCTGCTGTCGTGCGCCGGGGCGCTCGGCGAGGCGCTCGCGGACGCCTCGACCGCCGAGGAAGTCGAGCGCGTCGTCTGCGACCGCCTCGCCGACCGGTTTCGAGGGGTCTGGGTCTGCGACGCGCAGGGTGAAGTCCGGACGAGCGCCGCGCCGGAGGGGACCGACGGCGTGCCCGCCGACGCGCTGGACGGGGCAGACCTGCCGGACGACGGCGCGACCGACGACGCGAGGGTCCTCGACGCGCTCCCCGCGGACGCCCGCCCTGCGGACGGCTCGCTGGCGGGACGCTCGCTCGCGGTCGCACCCCTGCAATCGAGCGAGACCGTCCACGGTCTGCTCTGCGTCGCCCGCGACTCGTTCGCGGCGGCCGACCGGACCTTCCTCGCGGACGCCGGACGGCGGGCCGGCCGGACCGTCACGGCCATCGCGCGCAAGCAGTTGTTACTGGCCGACACGGGCGTCGAACTCTCGCTCCGGACGACCGACCGAGGCGTCTTCCTCGTGGCCGCCTCCGCGGACCTCGGCTGTCGCTTCGAACTCGAAGGCGTCGTCCCGGTCGAGGACTCGCTGCTCTACTTCGTCACGGCGAGCGGTGCCGCGGTCGGCGACGTGCTGGAGCGCGTCTCGGACGCCGAGTCGGTGGACGACGCCCGACTCATCCGGGACTACGGCGACGGCGCGCTCTTCGAGTTCGCCGTCTCGGGCGCGTCGGTCGCGTCGGTGCTGGTCGAGCGCGGCGGGACGGTCCGCGAGCTGTCGGCCGCGGACGGCGAGGCCGACGTGACGGGGGTCTTCTCGCAGCGCGTGGACGTGCGCCGCGTCGTGGAGGCCGTCGAGGAGGCGTTCCCCGACACGGACCTGCGCTCGAAGCGCGACGTCGAAGAGCCGGTCCGGAGCGCCGCCACGGTCCGCCAGACCGTCCACGACCGCATCACCGAGCGCCAGCGGACCGTCCTCCGGGCGGCCTACCTCGCGGGCTACTTCGAGTGGCCCCGCGGGAGCACCGCCGAGGAGTTGGCGGCGTCGATGGACGTCTCGTCGCCGACGCTCCACAACCACCTCCGGAAGGCCCAGCAGAAGGTCTTCGACGCGGTGTTCGACGACCCCGACCCGTCCGCGACCGACGAGTTCGACCCGACCTGA